One segment of Oscillospiraceae bacterium MB08-C2-2 DNA contains the following:
- a CDS encoding branched-chain amino acid ABC transporter permease → MRQVLDTLKGFYRQHRVLVFLALLVVMILLPVLFPKSYFMGVMCRILIYSVLAGALNAINGYSGQTCLGMAGFFCIGSYCEAILAVKAGWNFWMILPIAGIVTAAIGFVLAIPTLKMSGIYLSIVTLGFSEIVRLIALNWTGLTGGPMGIKGIPVPSFFGFEIKNSRSYYYIFLALAVLFIFVTNRVIKSRVGRAWISIREDQLAARSLGVQASRYKALNFTYGAFWAGLAGACYAPYVRFIDSTFFTLDEGWNILSMVIIGGQGTLVGPVVGSVLVNFLTEWLRPIGQWRMVAYALLIIVIMWCRPQGLVGSSDSILAGRSIRRKVSKDKKKEGARV, encoded by the coding sequence ATGCGTCAAGTGCTGGATACACTCAAAGGCTTCTATCGTCAGCACAGGGTTTTGGTATTTCTGGCCCTTCTGGTAGTGATGATTTTGTTGCCTGTTCTTTTCCCGAAAAGCTATTTTATGGGTGTCATGTGCCGTATTTTGATCTATTCGGTGCTGGCGGGTGCTCTCAATGCCATTAATGGTTACAGCGGCCAGACCTGTTTGGGCATGGCGGGCTTCTTTTGCATTGGCTCTTACTGCGAGGCGATTCTGGCCGTTAAAGCAGGCTGGAACTTTTGGATGATTCTGCCCATAGCGGGTATTGTTACTGCTGCCATTGGCTTTGTGTTGGCGATCCCCACTCTGAAAATGTCGGGCATTTATCTTTCCATCGTAACGCTGGGCTTTTCCGAGATTGTTCGTCTTATTGCCCTGAACTGGACCGGCCTGACCGGTGGGCCTATGGGCATCAAGGGCATTCCGGTTCCCAGCTTCTTTGGGTTTGAGATCAAGAATTCCCGCTCCTATTACTACATCTTTCTGGCTCTTGCGGTGCTGTTTATTTTTGTCACCAACCGGGTCATCAAATCCCGGGTGGGAAGGGCTTGGATTTCCATCCGTGAGGATCAGCTGGCCGCTCGCTCTCTGGGTGTGCAGGCCTCCCGTTACAAGGCTCTCAACTTTACCTACGGCGCTTTCTGGGCTGGGTTGGCCGGTGCCTGCTACGCCCCTTATGTGCGGTTTATCGATTCAACCTTCTTCACGTTGGATGAGGGCTGGAACATTCTTTCCATGGTAATCATCGGCGGGCAGGGAACCCTCGTAGGCCCGGTTGTGGGCTCGGTTCTGGTCAACTTCCTCACCGAGTGGCTGCGGCCCATCGGCCAATGGAGAATGGTGGCCTATGCTCTGCTGATCATTGTGATCATGTGGTGCCGCCCCCAGGGTCTGGTTGGCTCTTCGGACAGTATTCTTGCCGGACGCAGCATTCGCCGCAAGGTCTCCAAGGATAAGAAGAAGGAGGGAGCAAGAGTATGA